From Elaeis guineensis isolate ETL-2024a chromosome 16, EG11, whole genome shotgun sequence, a single genomic window includes:
- the LOC105059471 gene encoding GTP-binding protein YPTM2: MNPEYDYLFKLLLIGDSGVGKSCLLLRFADDSYLDSYISTIGVDFKIRTVEQDGKTIKLQIWDTAGQERFRTITSSYYRGAHGIIVVYDVTDQESFNNVKQWLNEIDRYASENVNKLLVGNKCDLTANKVVSYETAKAFADEIGIPFMEASAKNATNVEQAFMAMAAAIKNRMASQPATNNARPPTVQIRGQPVNQKTSCCSS, encoded by the exons ATGAATCCGGAGTA TGATTATTTGTTCAAGCTTCTGCTTATTGGTGACTCTGGTGTTGGCAAATCatgtcttcttctaaggtttgcG GATGATTCATATCTGGATAGTTACATCAGCACCATTGGAGTTGATTTT AAAATACGCACTGTGGAGCAGGATGGGAAGACCATTAAACTTCAGATT TGGGACACTGCTGGGCAAGAACGCTTTAGGACAATTACTAGTAGCTACTACCGAGGAGCTCATGGGATCATT GTGGTTTATGATGTGACAGACCAGGAAAGCTTCAATAATGTTAAGCAGTGGTTGAATGAGATTGATCGTTATGCAAGTGAAAATGTCAACAAGCTTCTGGTTGGAAACAAATGTGATCTTACTGCAAACAAAGTTGTGTCATATGAGACAGCCAAG GCATTTGCTGATGAAATCGGTATCCCGTTCATGGAGGCTAGTGCCAAAAATGCAACTAACGTGGAGCAGGCTTTCATGGCCATGGCTGCTGCAATTAAGAATAG GATGGCGAGCCAGCCAGCCACGAACAATGCCAGGCCTCCAACAGTGCAGATTCGTGGACAACCTGTCAACCAGAAGACTTCTTGTTGCTCATCCTAG